The Bacteroides sp. region CTTTTGTTTATTGACAGCGATTTATCCCTTCTCGGCGATTTAAACAGCCCACGGGTTGAGGGGCGTATGAAACTAAACGAGGGCTCCAATCTTTCCTTTATCGTTCCCCAAAATACTCCTGAGGCTATTGGCGATGAGGGGGTGGTGGAATTCATCTCCCCACGCGACACCCTTTTCCTGGGGATGATAGACCAGGCCGCACCGGCAACCGTAATGGCTCCTTTCCGCAACCTCAACCTGAGTGTGAATGCAGAGATTGACCCCGAGACCGACGTGACGGTTATCATCGATGAATATGCCGGTGACTTCCTGGAAATCAAGGGCGGCGGGGTGCTCAGCTATGGCATTGACCCAGGGGGCAGGGTTTCGCTGGCGGGGCGTTACGAGATCACCGATGGAACTTATCTGTTAACCTTTTATGATGTGATCAGCCGGCGTTTCCATATCCAGAAGGGTGGAAGCATACTACTGACGGGCGATCCCATGAAGGCCCAGGTGGACATCACCGCCATTTACAATCTGCGTACCTCGCCCCATGAATTGTTCGAATCGGACATTGCAGCCGCAGAGACCGACCCGGCTTTGCGTCAGCAATATCCCTTTGAAGTATTCCTCACGATGAAGGGTGAGCTGCTGAACCCGCAGATTAGTTTTGCAATCGGCCTGCCCGAGAGCCAACAAAATGCAATGGATGGACGCCTTCTGAGTCGCCTAACGGAAATTAGTCAGAACGAATCGGAACTGAACAAACAGGTGTTTGCCCTGCTGATGCTGGGGCAGTTTGTGCAGGAAAATCCCTTCGCCTCCTTGGGCGCTCCAAGGGGCGGGTTGAGCACTACCGCGCGCAATAGCGCCAGCCGCATATTGTCGCAACAGCTGAACCGCATCTCCGAACAGTATATTCGGGGAGTGAACCTTACCTTTGACATCGAGTCGTACGAAGATTTCAGCGGGGGAGAGGCTGCCGGGCGCACAGAACTTCAGGTGGAGGTGTCGAGGAATTTCTTCGACGAGCGCCTGCGGCTAAAGGTAGGGGGCAACATTGAACTGGAGGACGAGACACGCAGGCAGGAAAATGCAGGAGAGATTGCCGGTGACTTCATGCTGGAATACCTGCTTAACCCTCAGGGAAGCCTGATATTGCGAGGCTTCCGCAAAAAAGAATATGGCGACCTTTTCGATGGGGAAGTCGTCAACACGGGGGTATCGTTGCTGTTTACCAAAAACTATAATCGTTTCAGGGAATTGTTTATGAAAAAAGAAAAGGATGCGGTGGTATCTGAACCTGATGAACCTAAAAAGATGCCTGAAGATGAGGAATAAAGGCCAATTTACCATATGGCAGCTGTTAGGGTTGTTGACCTTGCTTCTGGCAGGGCAGGGGTGCTCCAACCTCAAATACCTGGAGGAGGGTCAAGAGTTATATACCGGCAGTCGCATTGCCTTTGAAAAGGAGGAAAAGATCTACGGGCTTGGTAAGGTGGAGGAGGAGCTTGAAGAAGTGATGAAGCCTGAACCCAATGGACGTTTTTTGGGATTGCGGATTCGCCTTTGGTTATACAATATTGCCGGGGAACCTACGGGTAAAGGGTTGAGACATTTGCTGAGGAACCGTTTTGGCAGGCCCCCTGTACTGTTTGAACAGGTTTCGGTACCGCGCACTTCCACATTATTGGAAAACCGCCTTCGCAATCTGGGTTTCTTCGATGCTTCGGTGGCCTATGAGGTGAAGCGCAAGGAGCAAAAAGCCAGTGTGGACTATACTGTAAGCCTGCGTCCCCCATACACCTTTGGAACCGTTCACCCCCTGACCGGGCATGACAGCCTGTCGGCCCTCATCAATCGTTCGGAAGAAGCCAGTTTGATAAAAACCGGGGATCTCTACCGTCTTGAAACCCTCAAGGAGGAAAGGGAGCGCATCGATAGAATCCTGAAAAGCCAGGGATATTATTTTTTCCATCCCGATTTCCTGCTTTTTCAGGCTGATACAACTATTGGGGAACGCAGCGTGGAGGTGTTCACAACTTTGAAGTCCGACAACCTTCCCCAGGCAGCCAAAGCCTACCGCATTGGCAATGTATATGTTCACGGCGATTACCTGTTCGACAGCGGCCAGCAGTTACCTGCCGCTGATACCCTGGTTTTCAGGGAAGGCCTGTATGTTTTCGACCGGGAAAAGCAGTTTAAGCCGGCTATGCTGGCCAATGCCATCTTCCTGCGGCGCGGCGAGTTGTACGATATAGAAAACCACGACCGTACGCTGAACCACCTGCTTGGGCTCGGGGTCTTTAAATTTGTGAACATTCGCTTTGAGGAAACCATGCTGGATAGCCTGCCGGCCCTGGATGTGCGCCTGTTGCTGACTCCGGTGGAGAAGAAGTCGCTCAATGCCGAGATCCTGGGGATTGCCAGGTCAAACCTTTTTGCAGGCCCCGGATTGAATTTGAGCTTCAGAAATCGCAATGCCCTGGGGGGCGCTGAACAGTTGCGCTTTACCACCAACACCTCTGTGGAGACCCTGATTGCGCGCAACCAGGACCCTGCCAACTCTGTGGAGGCAGGACTGGAAGGTGAATTCATCTTTCCGCGTTTTGTGATTCCATTCAATATAAGCCGCTCAGCTCCCATTCTCTTGCCTAAAACCAGCATCTCGCTAGCATTCAACTATTTGAGTCGCACCGACGCCTTCAACTTATCTTCAATAAAATTACAATACGGCTATTCGTGGAACCAGAAAATCACCTCCAATCACCGCTTGTCGCCCATAGTGCTGAACTGGTTCAATCTGGGTAAGGTTTCTGAAAATGCCAGTGCCAGTTTGGTGGAAGGGGCTTTGTTGCGCAGGGGGTTGTTTGAACAGTTCATTATCGGCTCGGAATATTCGCTAACCATAAATTCACAGTTGAGGGAAAAACGCCGGAACGACTGGTACCTTAACCTAAATGCAGACCTTTCGGGTAACCTTGCAAGGGGTTTGTTCAGCCTGGTGGATGCAAAGCAGGATGCGGAGGGAAGTTATCAGATTCTTGGTCAGGCCTTTTCACAATATGCCCGCTCGGATTTCGATATTCGCTTCTACCATCAGATTAACCGCAAACAAAGGATTGCCACACGCCTCATCGCCGGGGTAGGGGTGCCGTTCGGTAATTCGCAGACTCTTCCCTATGTGAAGCGTTTCAATATCGGGGGTTCCAATAGCATCAGGGCATTCCACCCCCGCACCCTTGGCCCGGGGGCCTATCAATCGCCCGACTCCCTTCAGGGGAGGTTCAACATCCAGCAAAGTGGAGACATCAAACTGGAGCTGAACCTGGAATACCGCTTCGACATCACCCGCTTTCTGAAAGGAGCCTTTTTTGTGGATGCCGGCAATGTATGGCGGCTGGAAGAGGATACCCTCGCGCCGGGCGGACAGTTCCAATTGGGCCGCTTTTACGAGCAAATCGCCGTGGGCGCAGGTATCGGCTTGCGGATCGATGTCAATTTCTTTGTGCTACGCTTCGACTTTGCCTTTCCGCTGATGGTTCCCTGGGAAGAGGTTTTTTCGTTGCATCCCATTCAGCCTTTCAATAAGGCTTGGCGCCGGGAAAACCTCATCTTTAATCTGGGGATCGGATATCCGTTTTAACCCTACCTTAAATTTTGGTGGGAAAGCATATTGGGGAAAAATGGATTTTTCTCTTATTTTTGAATTAATATCAAATGTTTTATTCAAATGCTATCCTCCCATGAAAAGAATTACCCTTGCCATTTTTTTATATACATTAATCTCTTCTGTGGCTTTATGCAGAGAAGGCAGGTCGCGGGCGACTGACCTGCCCCTGACCCTTGATTTTGAATTGTTCAACGGGGTAAACCTAACCGAGATGTACCCCGGCTGGCTGGAAGGGAAAGGCTACGGCATACCCCAGATCATGAACAGCGGCTGGTACCGTGGTGATGTGTTATATGGTTCTGCCACGGCCTCGGTGACATTCGATTACATTGGCCTGAAGGACGAGTGGATCATAAGCCCCGAGTTTGTGGCTACAGAAACCACAAAGATCAGCTTTAAGGCCGCACTGAGCCGCATCTGGGATGACCCCAGCCAGGGGAACCTCAGCTTTAACGACAGCGTCAGTGTGCTGGTTTCCTTGGGTGATTTCAATTTCGAACACCTGGTTCATCCCTTTAAATTTGCCAATCAGCCCAGTTGGATCCCCCAAGATTATGACTTTTCGCTGGGGCAGTTTGCAGGCCAGACCATCCGTGTGGCCTTTTATGCTAGCAATGGTCAGGAGGCCAACAGCCTGGCGGCTTTTCACCTCGATGACATCGTGATCAAGGATGCCACCGGGCAGGATGCCCTGGCGCACAGCCTGGTAGCCCCGGCAGCCAATGCTTGTTTTGAGGCCCAGCAACCCGTTGTGGTGCGCATCAAGAATGATGGCCTGGAACCCATCAGTTCTGTTCCTGTGAGGGTTAGAGTCCGCGGGGCAGTGACGCAAAACCTATTCGGCGCTTTTGCAGGGGTGATAGAGCCGGGCGAATATGTCGAGCTGGAGGTGGGGATGCTCCAGGATCCCCCTTTTGGGGAATACACCTTTAGCGTAGAGGTCGAACTGCCTGGCGACGGCTATGCTGCCAATGATGCGAAAGGGGGCATCGTGCTGAGTCATTCTGAGTCCCTGAACCTTCCACTGCCTTCGATGAACTTCATGGGTTTTTATACCGATAACCTGAGCGGAATTTATCCCGGCTGGTTTGAGGCCCGTGGCAAGGATTATCCGCGCGTGGTGATGGATACCGACTGGCAGGGGGAGAATTTCTCCGGCTCGAGAACTGCCAGCGTTTATTATGTTCAGCTGGGCACAGAGGACTGGATGATCGGCCCGAAATTCACTGCTAGCCCCAATCTTGCGGTAAGCCTAAGGGCCGCCGTGCAGTATGAAGAGGGTGTTACCCAGATGGGTGCTGACGACAAGCTGGCCATCATGATATCGGATGATTGCGGCGCTTCCTGGGAGCAGGTGGCTGCCCTGGAACGGGGGAGCGGCCTGATCGCTGACCTGCAGCCCTTTACCTTCCCCATCAGTGAATATGGTGGGGAGGAAGTCATCCTGGCCTGTTATGCTACAACTGGAAGCCTGAATAATCCAGAGAGCTATATATTGCATATCACAGATATTGAGATCAAAAACCAGTTTGAAGTGGATGCTGGGGTAACCGCCCTGTTATCACCGGGCAATGTCTGTTCGTTTACGGATGCGGAAGAGGTGGAGGTGGAAATGACCAACTTTGGCACTCAAGCGCTCGAAAACTTTGAAGTGGCCTATAGCCTGAATGGTCAGGAAGCTGTGGTGGAGACGGTAAACCAAACCCTCTCGCAGGGGGAAACCTTTGCATATACCTTTAACACTACGATCGACCTCAGTGAAGGAGTTGACAATGTGCTTTCGGTTTACACCCTTGTGGAAGGTGATGAAAATGGAGCTAATGATGGTTTGTATGAAGTGGCCCTGCAACTTTCATCCTTCGACCTGGC contains the following coding sequences:
- a CDS encoding BamA/TamA family outer membrane protein → MRNKGQFTIWQLLGLLTLLLAGQGCSNLKYLEEGQELYTGSRIAFEKEEKIYGLGKVEEELEEVMKPEPNGRFLGLRIRLWLYNIAGEPTGKGLRHLLRNRFGRPPVLFEQVSVPRTSTLLENRLRNLGFFDASVAYEVKRKEQKASVDYTVSLRPPYTFGTVHPLTGHDSLSALINRSEEASLIKTGDLYRLETLKEERERIDRILKSQGYYFFHPDFLLFQADTTIGERSVEVFTTLKSDNLPQAAKAYRIGNVYVHGDYLFDSGQQLPAADTLVFREGLYVFDREKQFKPAMLANAIFLRRGELYDIENHDRTLNHLLGLGVFKFVNIRFEETMLDSLPALDVRLLLTPVEKKSLNAEILGIARSNLFAGPGLNLSFRNRNALGGAEQLRFTTNTSVETLIARNQDPANSVEAGLEGEFIFPRFVIPFNISRSAPILLPKTSISLAFNYLSRTDAFNLSSIKLQYGYSWNQKITSNHRLSPIVLNWFNLGKVSENASASLVEGALLRRGLFEQFIIGSEYSLTINSQLREKRRNDWYLNLNADLSGNLARGLFSLVDAKQDAEGSYQILGQAFSQYARSDFDIRFYHQINRKQRIATRLIAGVGVPFGNSQTLPYVKRFNIGGSNSIRAFHPRTLGPGAYQSPDSLQGRFNIQQSGDIKLELNLEYRFDITRFLKGAFFVDAGNVWRLEEDTLAPGGQFQLGRFYEQIAVGAGIGLRIDVNFFVLRFDFAFPLMVPWEEVFSLHPIQPFNKAWRRENLIFNLGIGYPF